Within Thunnus thynnus chromosome 15, fThuThy2.1, whole genome shotgun sequence, the genomic segment TACTCCACTGCCTTCGGACGCATTTGGCTGTCAGTGGTTTTCGTCTTCAGGGTGTTGGTCTATGTGGTGGCTGCTGAGCGTGTCTGGAGCGATGACCAGGGACACTTTGACTGCAACATCCGCCAACCAGGTTGCACCAACATCTGCTATGATTACTTTTTCCCCATTTCCCACATTCGCTTGTGGGCCCTCCAGCTCATCTTCGTCACTTGCCCTTCCTTCATGGTGGTGCTGCACGTGGCCTACCGAGAAGAGCGGGAACGCAAGTACCGAGCAAAGCACGGTGAGAACGCTCGGCTGTATGACAACCCAGGCCAAAAGCATGGCGGTCTGTGGTGGACTTATCTGATAAGTCTCTTCGTGAAGACTGCCTTTGAGATCACGTTCCTCTACTTGCTCCACTACATCTATGACAGCTTCAAGCTGCCCAGGAAGGTCCAATGTGATATCTCGCCCTGTCCCAATTTAGTGGACTGCTATGTATCCCGGCCCACTGAGAAGACCATTTTCACCTACTTCATGGTGGGGGCATCCCTCATGTGTGTGGTGCTCAACATCTGCGAGATTTTCTATCTAATCGCTGCCCGGGTGGTTAATCTCAAACACAGAGGCACCGTTCACACCTCGTCTAGAATGGTCCATGCTGACATGGATGGCCGCAAGTCTCTTACATCATAGATGGAGTAACTGTTCAACTATAGGGCcatattttttcttcattgagggtattttaattttcaaagtaATTTTATATACAATTTTATATGATATATGCTGATATTATAGTGTAATAAACATTTCTTCACTAGAAGAGATTTGAATGATTTAGTCTACTGTACATCATGAACCAATTGATCAATGTTAAATGAAGGACTAAAGGAATGTTCATATTTGTGACCATTGTCATTGATGACAATGgcattatttgtttattgtattCTCTTACAAAGTTTATCAAAGCACTGAGAATAAAGTTTCTTGAACTTGGAAACCAGAGAAAATGCACATTCATGGGAAAgatctgttttcttcttctttcatagCACCATTTCTCCACCTGGTGGCACTAAAGGCCTACTACATTATCATGTGAGGGCTGTGAAGCCTTCAGAAAACAAAATCCCATAGATCAATTGTTTTGTATATAAGTTGCTAAAAAGGCAACTTTGCAATTTCGACAAGATTCATACACTATAGCTTCTGTGGTACTCTTTAGTAACTTAATTAAAAGGAATCTTAATATTCTAAAATGTATCACAGAATAATCAAATGGTAAGgccatttgtcatgtttttccaGGCTTTGATCCAGGTGTTGACATCAGAACTAGCATTGAAGGTTAACGCACCACATTTAACCAAAGTGCActttagtgtaaaaaaaacttgttgaaTAAAGTAAGTTAACTTTagtgtagtgttttttttttttacctatcACAAAATAAAGAGGGAGGTGCTAATAGGTGCACCTGCGCTCGTTTGCAATCGGTGTATCTGCGGACTCACTATCTACATGTCATGCCAACTTTggcttcaaaataaaagcataaaatgcaACCCGTAAAGGACAATTGAAAGCTGGAGTGAAGGAACATTTTGAAAGATAAAAACGTGTTTAAAGTATTAATTTACCGCAAATTATGTCTTAAACATAACCTTCacattaattattttcattcacttgcttaaaaaaattaaattgggCTATATAGTTTTGACTTTTTCGTGTCATTTTCTAACTTTCACACCAAAGCTGcataaaatattatttgttAGCATATCAAATTCAATCTTCAAAAATCATGCCATGCTCATCACGCTTCATACATACATTCTGAGgtcaaattttattttgaaatgatttaGCAGAAGCGTCACTGTCTGCGTGCTTTGCTGAGTGACACTTTGATGTGTGGTGTTTAATTTGAAGAGGGGAAAAGGACACGCTGGTAACATCAACACACGAGACTCACCGTCAATTTTAAGGAATGGTGACCAGGCCGAGATGGCCGGTTCAGGTAAAACATCACCTGTGAAGATGATTTAAATATATGTAAGGTGCAGACAGTATTTGTTAAAAAGTTTCGGTGTTTGTTTGGGTGCGGTAGTGGCGTGACACACCAGTCTGGAGATGATGAACTCTGCAGTGTCTCGTGGAAAAAACCTTTGAAATTGTACTATCAtactaatatattttataatttgtcTAAACCACTTCTAAGAATCTTTTATGTGTATGATTTCAGCACATTGAAACAATTTTAACAACAATGCTTGCATCAAATAGTGTTGATAATCCTGATATTAACACTAGAAATATAACACCCCTTATaccaaaatgtcataaaaactgTTTTGAGCCCACATCCTTTGACGTGTTTTAATGTCAGAGGTTGAACAGTCTTCATGTGAAATGCAAATAGACTCATATGCAGGTGGGTTGTCTCAAACAGTGCAGGGATGTATTTTGTGGAGAAATGGACTTATCTTGTCAAAATAGGAGTTATGATGGAAATATCcaatgttacacacacacaaacaaataaatatagaGGTGTAGGACAaccaaaaattgttttttattaagtCTAACTCTAACGGAGCACTTAATATTTGATGTCTAAAGTGAGGCAGTTTTCATTATTCCATATAGAATATTAATCACCTGCAACATATGAAAGCATCACTGAATGTAGAATGGGCTGTTGGATGACATGCAAAACTTACAGATCAACTTCATGAACCAAATTTAACAAATTGTTCGGATTTATTACGCATCAGGATAGAAAATGCATCATGTTGTCCCccttcagtttgtttcttttcagaAGGAAATTGCTTGGTTTCTATGATTCTAAAAAGTTAGGTCTAGATTTAGtttaaaatttgatattttcacTCCATGAACAAGCACAGTGTGTCCAACGTTGCTTTTCATGTGCACTGTATAAGAACGTACTGGATTTATTTGCTATATTTTCATCTTCACTCCAGCTCTGACTTTTTTcagttactgtaaatgtaattttcagtcCACTCTAATACCCTTGTTAGGGACATGTCAGTCTGTACTGCCTGTACTGTAGTTATGTGCTCAGCAGCTAATCATTAATACAAGTGACATCCCTGCTGTGGTTTTGACCTGGCATTTGTCTCTGATCAATACAACAGGGATTATAGCACTGGGACATTGAACCTGGGCAACATGGATGATGTAACATTATCTAAAACCACTGCAActctctctgttttgtatcACGCGTCTTTGTATTTCACTGCCTGGAgcgtctctcttcttctcttatcCCCcgtcctccttccttccttcctctcttcagGAGTGTGTTGTGCCAGCTTGGAGCAGCCTCAGGCCCTGATGAAGATGGGGTTGAGCATGGTCCTAATTGGTCATGTTAACTTCTTGCTGGGAGCGCTGGTTCACGGTGTGGTGCTCAGACATATCAACCTCCACCAGCAGGCCAGGGCCATGGAGTACGCCATCTCTAATGTGGTGGCTCTCACATCTGGCCTGGTGGTGAGTGCTTATACACAGGCTGTACTGTGGCATTTCTGCAATATCAAGGAGTGAATTCATCTCTGCGGGCATTATGGAGTATAAGGGAACTTGTTTTACAcgtttccattttattaaaaaaatgccAACAAACCATATCAGGGCAGTATTTTCAGTTCAGGGCTCACTGCTGAGACTTTGTTATTAAGAGCCATGGGCTTTGCCATTAGTGCCTCCCTACAACAGTTACAAATGTGCCTACTCCTTCAAGAAATG encodes:
- the LOC137198324 gene encoding gap junction beta-3 protein-like is translated as MDWKFLQGLLSGVNKYSTAFGRIWLSVVFVFRVLVYVVAAERVWSDDQGHFDCNIRQPGCTNICYDYFFPISHIRLWALQLIFVTCPSFMVVLHVAYREERERKYRAKHGENARLYDNPGQKHGGLWWTYLISLFVKTAFEITFLYLLHYIYDSFKLPRKVQCDISPCPNLVDCYVSRPTEKTIFTYFMVGASLMCVVLNICEIFYLIAARVVNLKHRGTVHTSSRMVHADMDGRKSLTS